A portion of the Naumovozyma castellii chromosome 2, complete genome genome contains these proteins:
- the NCAS0B05420 gene encoding plasma-membrane proton-efflux P-type ATPase: MSNNGPLEEKVNSQGAKKDETIESEESEEDFAQLIQDLQSEHGEEETESDGEAQAAGEARQVPESQLKTDPGIGLTTDEVVRRRKKYGLNQMKEENENFIVKFLMYFVGPIQFVMEAAAILAAGLSDWVDFGVICGLLMLNASVGFIQEFQAGSIVEELKKTLANTARVIRDGTLQEIPANEIVPGDILELDEGTIIPADGRLVTENRFLQVDQSAITGESLAVDKNYGDVTFSSSTVKTGTSVMVVTATGDNTFVGRAAALVGEASGGQGHFTDILNDIGTILLVLVIITLLLVWTACFYRTDGIVMILRFTLGITIIGVPVGLPAVVTTTMAVGAAYLAKKQAIVQKLSAIESLAGVEILCSDKTGTLTKNKLSLHEPYTVEGVSADDLMLTACLAATRKKKGLDAIDRAFLKSLNQYPKAMNALPKYKILEFHPFDPVSKKVTAVVKSPEGETITCVKGAPLFVLKTVEEDHPVPEDVHENYENKVAELASRGFRSLGVARKRGEGYWEILGVMPCMDPPRDDTARTIAEARTLGLRVKMLTGDAVGIAKETSRQLGLGVNIYNAEKLGLGGGGDMPGSELADFVENADGFAEVFPQHKYKVVEILQNRGYLVAMTGDGVNDAPSLKKADTGIAVEGATDAARSAADIVFLAPGLSAIIDGLKTSRQIFHRMYSYVVYRIALSLHLEIFFGLWIAILNRSLNIELIVFIAIFADVATLAIAYDNAPYSQMPVKWNLPRLWGMSVVLGIFLAIGSWITLTTMFLPKGGIIQNFGSIDGVMFLQISLTENWLIFVTRAVGPFWSSIPSWQLAGAVLAVDIIATMFTLFGWFSQNWNDIVTVVRVWVWSIGIFCVLGGAYYLMSTSVAFDRLMNGKPLKVKKSTRTAEDFLAAMQRVSTQHEKE, translated from the coding sequence ATGTCAAATAATGGACCTTTAGAAGAAAAGGTCAATTCCCAGGGTGCTAAGAAGGATGAAACGATTGAATCAGAAGAATCggaagaagattttgcTCAATTGATTCAAGATTTGCAGTCTGAACATGGGGAGGAAGAAACTGAAAGTGATGGTGAGGCCCAAGCGGCTGGTGAGGCAAGGCAAGTACCTGAATCACAACTTAAAACAGATCCAGGTATTGGTTTAACAACTGATGAAGTTGTTAGAAGACGAAAGAAGTATGGACTAAATCAAATGAAGGAAGAAAACGAGAACTTTATTgtgaaatttttaatgtATTTTGTAGGTCCCATTCAATTTGTTATGGAAGCCGCTGCTATCTTGGCTGCAGGACTATCAGATTGGGTTGATTTTGGTGTTATCTGTGGGTTATTAATGCTAAATGCATCCGTTGGTttcattcaagaatttcaGGCTGGGTCGATCGTCGAAGAGCTAAAGAAAACGTTGGCTAACACAGCTCGTGTTATAAGGGATGGGACGCTACAAGAAATCCCAGCAAATGAAATTGTCCCAGGTGATATATTGGAACTTGATGAAGGTACAATTATTCCAGCTGATGGGAGATTAGTTACCGAGAATAGGTTCCTTCAAGTTGATCAATCTGCTATCACAGGTGAATCCTTAGCTGTTGATAAAAATTATGGAGACGTGACTTTTTCGTCATCAACTGTTAAGACAGGAACTTCAGTAATGGTAGTCACGGCCACTGGTGATAACACTTTCGTTGGTAGAGCTGCAGCATTAGTTGGTGAAGCTTCTGGAGGCCAAGGTCATTTCACCGATATTCTGAATGATATTGGTACAATTTTGTTGGTACTGGTGATTattacattattattagtatgGACAGCCTGCTTCTACAGAACAGATGGAATTGTTATGATCTTGAGATTCACGTTAGGTATCACCATTATTGGTGTTCCAGTCGGGTTACCAGCTGTTGTTACGACCACAATGGCGGTTGGTGCCGCTTATTTAGCCAAAAAGCAAGCAATCGTTCAAAAACTGTCGGCTATCGAATCCTTGGCAGGTGTTGAAATATTATGTTCTGATAAGACCGGTACTTTAACCAAAAATAAACTATCCTTGCATGAACCTTACACAGTAGAGGGAGTATCTGCAGATGATTTAATGTTGACGGCGTGCTTAGCTGCTAcaaggaagaaaaagggTTTGGATGCTATTGATAGGGcttttttgaaatctttgaaCCAATATCCAAAGGCTATGAATGCCCTACCAAAATATAAGATACTAGAATTTCACCCATTTGATCCGGTTTCCAAGAAAGTCACAGCTGTTGTAAAGTCACCTGAGGGTGAAACAATAACTTGTGTAAAAGGTGCCCCCTTGTTTGTATTGAAGACTGTGGAGGAAGATCATCCAGTTCCTGAAGATGTTCACGAAAATTATGAGAATAAAGTTGCTGAATTAGCATCAAGAGGCTTCCGTTCATTAGGAGTTGCAAGAAAGAGAGGTGAGGGTTATTGGGAGATATTAGGTGTCATGCCCTGTATGGATCCACCAAGAGATGATACTGCGCGTACGATTGCTGAAGCTAGAACTTTAGGATTAAGAGTCAAGATGTTAACTGGTGATGCTGTAGGTATTGCTAAGGAGACTTCAAGACAGTTGGGGTTAGGTgttaatatttataatgctgaaaaattaggtTTAGGAGGTGGTGGAGACATGCCAGGTTCTGAGCTTGCCGATTTTGTAGAAAATGCTGATGGTTTTGCAGAAGTCTTTCCTCAACATAAATATAAGGTTGTGGaaatattacaaaataGAGGTTACCTAGTCGCAATGACGGGCGACGGAGTTAACGATGCtccatctttgaagaaagcTGATACTGGTATTGCAGTTGAAGGTGCTACTGACGCAGCTAGGTCTGCAGCAGATATAGTTTTCCTGGCCCCGGGCTTATCTGCCATTATCGATGGTTTGAAAACTTCTAGACAGATTTTCCACAGAATGTATTCCTACGTGGTCTATCGTATTGCTCTATCTCTTCATTTGGAAATCTTTTTTGGTCTATGGATTGCTATTTTGAATCGTTCACTGAACATTGAATTGATTGTTTTTATAGCTATTTTTGCTGATGTCGCAACTTTGGCTATTGCATATGATAATGCACCATATTCTCAAATGCCAGTTAAATGGAATCTCCCAAGATTATGGGGTATGTCAGTTGTACTAGGTATATTTTTAGCTATTGGCTCATGGATTACATTAACAACAATGTTCCTTCCAAAGGGAGgtattattcaaaattttggtTCGATAGATGGTGTTATGTTCTTACAAATTTCCTTAACTGAGAACTGGTTGATCTTTGTGACTAGAGCTGTGGGTCCATTCTGGTCCTCTATTCCTTCCTGGCAATTGGCTGGTGCTGTTCTTGCAGTTGACATTATTGCCACTATGTTTACGTTATTTGGTTGGTTCTCTCAGAATTGGAATGATATTGTTACAGTTGTTAGAGTTTGGGTGTGGTCTATTGGTATCTTCTGTGTCCTTGGGGGAGCATACTATCTCATGTCCACTTCAGTTGCATTTGATAGACTGATGAATGGTAAACCATTAAAAGTAAAGAAATCGACAAGAACTGCAGAAGATTTTTTGGCCGCTATGCAAAGAGTCTCTACGCAACACGAAAAggaataa
- the YIP4 gene encoding Yip4p (ancestral locus Anc_8.158), with product MSNQDTIEPDFIEPDSVSYGGLDSTAPAPATSATTAGGEYNPFETTTNPVKRGTLDEPVISTIKRDIFEINARLRQVVYPHFPTRTLISSTEPPNGSTEVTSGDISVHCDLWAPLCFIILYALCVSHAKSLFSSLFVSCWFILLVMALHLKLTKPFDNVSLISYVSLAGYCLFPQVINAALSQLLFPLAFKTIKGAWGIRILTFLKIVCLVLCLMWSLASISLVTKSKGFVQVYPLGLCLLGLGWLSTIL from the coding sequence ATGTCAAACCAAGATACGATAGAACCAGATTTTATTGAGCCAGACTCAGTAAGTTATGGCGGATTGGATTCCACTGCGCCAGCACCTGCCACATCAGCAACAACTGCTGGTGGAGAATATAATCCATTTGAGACGACAACCAATCCTGTTAAAAGAGGCACATTGGATGAACCTGTAATTAGTACAATTAAGAGAgacatatttgaaattaatgcCAGACTTAGACAGGTGGTTTACCCACATTTCCCAACAAGGACTCTGATTAGTTCCACCGAACCTCCTAATGGTTCCACAGAAGTGACCTCAGGGGATATATCTGTACATTGTGATCTTTGGGCCCCATTatgtttcattattctttATGCTTTGTGTGTTTCTCACGCCAAATCACTATTTTCTAGTTTATTCGTTTCATGTTGGTTTATTTTACTAGTCATGGCACtacatttgaaattgactAAACCATTTGATAACGTTTCTTTGATATCATATGTTTCATTGGCCGGTTATTGTCTGTTCCCACAAGTGATCAACGCAGCTTTGTCCCAACTATTGTTCCCTCTGGCTTTCAAGACAATCAAGGGGGCATGGGGCATTAGAATTCTTACGTTTCTCAAAATTGTGTGTCTCGTCTTATGTCTAATGTGGTCCTTGGCATCCATTTCATTAGTTACTAAGAGTAAAGGATTTGTCCAAGTGTATCCATTGGGTCTCTGTCTGCTGGGACTGGGCTGGTTGTCCACGATATTGTAG